In Comamonas koreensis, the genomic stretch CCGCTGGTAGCCGGCCGTCTGTTTGATGGTTTTGGCCTGGGCGGCGTGTTTGGCCTGGCCGCTGCGATGTACCTGATTTTCATCATCAGCGTGCAATGCGTGCCCGAGACCTATGGCCGCTCCCCCGATGCCGAGCCGCTGGCTGGCACGCCTGCCACGGCCCAATCCTAGTTTTGCTGCATGTCCAAAATCCTGCTGATCAACCCCAATGCCTCCGAGGCCACCACTGCGATGATGGCCGACATTGCCCAGCGCTCGGCGCCCGCGCCGTGGCAGATTCTGCCGCGCACCGCCGGCAAGGGCCCGTTGATGATCGTCAACGCGACCGAGCTGGCGCAAGCCGCGCTGGAGGTAGAAGACTGCTGGCGCGAGGCGCCCAGCGATTGCGCCGGTGTCATCATCAGCGCCTTTGGCGACCCAGGGCTGGAGCGGCTGCGCGCCTTGAGCGCCGTGCCCGTCGTCGGCATTGCCGAGGCCTCGATGCTGGAGGCGGTCAGCGGCGGGCGGCGCTTTGGTGTGGCCACTGTGACGCCGGATTTGGAGGAGCCGATTGCCGGGCGCGTGGCTGCCGTGGGTTTGGCACACCTCTACACCGGCATCCGCCTGACCGAGGGCGACCCGCGCGCCTTGAGTGGTGATGCGCAGGCGCTGGAAGCCGCACTGGCCCAAGCTGTGCAGCGCTGTGTGGA encodes the following:
- a CDS encoding aspartate/glutamate racemase family protein, coding for MSKILLINPNASEATTAMMADIAQRSAPAPWQILPRTAGKGPLMIVNATELAQAALEVEDCWREAPSDCAGVIISAFGDPGLERLRALSAVPVVGIAEASMLEAVSGGRRFGVATVTPDLEEPIAGRVAAVGLAHLYTGIRLTEGDPRALSGDAQALEAALAQAVQRCVDEDGAQAVIIGGGPLGQAAIALAERLDLPVIAPIPAAVRRLAQLMG